In one Pseudomonas sp. SG20056 genomic region, the following are encoded:
- a CDS encoding LysE/ArgO family amino acid transporter translates to MWQSYSNGLLIAAGLIIALGAQNAFVLAQSLRREHHLPVALLCVVCDALLVAAGVFGLAAVLAQNPILLGVARWGGAAFLLWYGAQALVRASRPQAMGYSADSGPRSRKAVLLAALAVTLLNPHVYLDTVLLIGSLGAQQPVPGAYALGAASASLMWFFCLALGAAWLAPWLARPSTWRFIDLGVALMMFSIAWQLLSNPGML, encoded by the coding sequence ATGTGGCAAAGCTACAGCAACGGATTACTGATCGCCGCCGGGCTGATCATCGCCCTCGGCGCACAGAACGCCTTCGTCCTCGCACAAAGCCTGCGCCGCGAGCATCACCTGCCGGTGGCGCTGCTCTGTGTGGTCTGCGATGCCCTGTTGGTGGCCGCAGGGGTCTTCGGTCTGGCCGCCGTGCTGGCGCAAAACCCGATTCTGCTGGGTGTGGCGCGCTGGGGAGGCGCGGCCTTTCTGCTCTGGTATGGCGCCCAGGCGCTGGTTCGTGCCAGCCGCCCACAGGCCATGGGCTACAGCGCCGACAGCGGCCCGCGCTCACGCAAGGCAGTGCTGCTGGCGGCCCTGGCGGTGACCTTGCTCAACCCGCATGTGTACCTCGACACGGTGCTGCTGATCGGCTCACTCGGCGCACAACAACCGGTGCCTGGCGCCTATGCCCTGGGCGCAGCAAGCGCTTCTTTAATGTGGTTCTTCTGTCTGGCCCTCGGCGCGGCCTGGCTTGCACCCTGGTTGGCGCGCCCAAGCACCTGGCGCTTTATTGACCTGGGCGTGGCCTTGATGATGTTCAGCATTGCCTGGCAGCTATTGAGCAACCCCGGCATGCTCTAA
- a CDS encoding GIDE domain-containing protein — protein MDIQGQIFGLTCSVAACAGGAWWFVRRFSQARHLLDTPTSKIRSAAQGYAEFYGVLHPQGEEQQRGPLTNTPCLWWRYKIEEEQRSSDDKGSSWRTVESGSSEALLQLDDSTGSCLIDPRGAQVRPLTREVWRGRERHPLGQAKTGWSGFFSGSGQYRYTEERLHAGQPLYAIGDFCSSGGGRQGLDLASAKGAVIREWKSDFSGLLQRFDSDSNGQLDEQEWNRVQLAATLEAEDRHRQQSTQPAQHHLAKPSEARPFILSCAGEDELVRSFYWQAAGAVVLCVLGAVATAWLLGVNRF, from the coding sequence ATGGATATTCAAGGACAGATTTTCGGGCTGACCTGTAGTGTGGCGGCCTGTGCAGGCGGTGCCTGGTGGTTTGTGCGGCGCTTCTCTCAGGCCCGGCATCTGCTCGATACGCCCACCTCAAAGATTCGCTCGGCGGCGCAGGGCTATGCCGAGTTCTACGGTGTGTTGCACCCGCAGGGCGAGGAACAGCAGCGTGGGCCGCTGACCAATACGCCGTGCCTGTGGTGGCGTTACAAGATCGAGGAAGAGCAGCGCTCTAGCGACGACAAGGGCAGTAGCTGGCGCACAGTAGAGAGCGGTAGCAGCGAGGCGTTGCTGCAACTCGATGACAGCACTGGCAGCTGCTTGATCGACCCGCGCGGGGCGCAAGTGCGACCGCTGACGCGCGAGGTGTGGAGGGGGCGTGAGCGTCATCCGCTGGGCCAGGCGAAAACCGGTTGGAGTGGGTTTTTCAGCGGCAGTGGGCAATATCGCTACACCGAAGAACGCCTGCATGCGGGGCAGCCGCTGTATGCCATCGGGGATTTTTGCAGCAGCGGTGGTGGTCGTCAGGGGCTGGATCTGGCCTCGGCCAAGGGTGCCGTGATTCGCGAGTGGAAAAGTGACTTCAGCGGCTTGCTGCAACGCTTCGACAGCGATAGCAATGGTCAGCTGGATGAGCAGGAGTGGAATCGTGTGCAGTTGGCCGCGACTCTTGAGGCTGAGGATCGCCATCGTCAGCAGAGCACGCAACCGGCGCAGCACCACCTGGCCAAGCCGAGTGAGGCGCGGCCATTTATCTTGTCCTGCGCGGGCGAGGATGAGCTGGTGCGGAGTTTCTACTGGCAGGCGGCCGGTGCAGTTGTGCTATGCGTGTTGGGCGCAGTGGCGACCGCCTGGCTGCTGGGGGTTAACCGCTTCTAG
- a CDS encoding superoxide dismutase, translating into MAFELPPLPYAHDALQPHISKETLEFHHDKHHNTYVVNLNNLVPGTEFEGKTLEEIVKTSSGGIFNNAAQVWNHTFYWNCLAPNAGGQPTGALADAINAAFGSFDKFKEEFSKVSIGTFGSGWGWLVKKADGSLALASTIGAGCPLTSGDTPLLTCDVWEHAYYIDYRNLRPKYVEAFWNLVNWDFVAKNYAA; encoded by the coding sequence ATGGCTTTCGAATTGCCGCCGCTGCCCTACGCACATGACGCCCTGCAGCCGCACATTTCCAAGGAAACCTTGGAATTCCACCACGACAAGCACCACAACACCTATGTCGTGAACCTGAACAACCTGGTCCCAGGCACCGAGTTCGAAGGCAAGACCTTGGAAGAGATCGTCAAGACCTCTTCGGGCGGCATCTTCAACAACGCCGCTCAGGTCTGGAACCACACCTTCTACTGGAACTGCCTGGCGCCTAACGCCGGTGGCCAGCCGACTGGTGCCCTGGCTGACGCAATCAACGCAGCCTTCGGCTCCTTCGACAAGTTCAAGGAAGAGTTCAGCAAAGTGTCCATCGGCACCTTCGGTTCCGGCTGGGGCTGGCTGGTGAAAAAGGCTGACGGCTCCCTGGCTCTGGCCAGCACCATCGGCGCCGGCTGCCCGCTGACCAGCGGCGACACCCCGCTGCTGACCTGCGACGTCTGGGAACACGCCTACTACATCGACTACCGCAACCTGCGTCCGAAGTATGTTGAGGCGTTCTGGAACCTGGTGAACTGGGACTTCGTAGCGAAAAACTACGCCGCCTAA
- a CDS encoding di-heme oxidoredictase family protein has product MFAPHRIALLLVLSLSLVACDKTPQFTQAEPGEALSAGSATVRKADQNAFSLPSANLSPSRRLDFSVGNSFFRNPWVTAPATTTARDGLGPLFNTNACQNCHIKDGRGHPPAPDAISSVSMLVRLSIPAGSEHAEIIQRLGVLAEPTYGGQLQDMANPGVVPEGKVRVSYSTQQVSFADGEQVELRKPNLEISQLGYGDLHPETLFSARIAPPMIGLGLLEAIPEAAILANADPEDSNGDGISGRANQVWDRAQQRTMLGRFGWKAGQPTLNQQNADAFANDMGLTSTLIAHDNCTAAQTDCRSAPHGGEPEVSDNILASVLFYTRNLGVPARRGADTPQVLAGKNLFYQAGCQGCHTPQFTTAADAAEPELANQLIRPYSDLLLHDMGEGLADNRPEFLASGREWRTPPLWGIGLTETVNGHTQFLHDGRARNLLEAILWHGGEAEAAKQQVMTFNADERAALLAFLNSL; this is encoded by the coding sequence ATGTTTGCCCCGCATCGCATTGCGCTGCTGTTGGTCTTGAGCCTGAGCCTGGTTGCCTGCGATAAAACGCCCCAGTTCACCCAAGCCGAGCCCGGTGAAGCCCTGTCCGCCGGAAGCGCCACCGTGCGCAAGGCGGATCAGAATGCCTTCTCCCTGCCCTCCGCCAACCTGTCGCCTTCGCGCCGTCTAGATTTCAGCGTCGGCAACAGTTTCTTCCGCAATCCCTGGGTCACCGCACCGGCCACCACCACCGCGCGCGATGGCCTTGGCCCGCTGTTCAACACCAACGCCTGCCAGAACTGCCATATCAAGGATGGCCGCGGCCATCCGCCGGCGCCTGATGCGATCAGCTCGGTGTCGATGCTGGTACGCCTGTCGATTCCTGCCGGCAGCGAACATGCCGAGATTATCCAGCGCCTCGGCGTGCTCGCCGAACCCACCTACGGCGGCCAGCTGCAGGACATGGCCAACCCCGGCGTGGTCCCAGAGGGCAAGGTGCGCGTCAGCTACAGCACGCAGCAGGTCAGCTTTGCCGATGGCGAACAGGTCGAGCTGCGCAAGCCCAACCTGGAAATCAGCCAGCTCGGGTATGGCGATCTGCATCCCGAGACGCTGTTTTCGGCACGCATCGCCCCGCCGATGATCGGTCTCGGCCTGCTCGAAGCCATTCCCGAAGCGGCCATCCTGGCCAATGCCGACCCCGAAGACAGCAATGGCGATGGCATTTCCGGGCGCGCCAACCAGGTCTGGGACCGTGCGCAACAACGCACAATGCTCGGTCGTTTCGGCTGGAAAGCCGGACAACCAACCCTCAATCAGCAGAACGCCGATGCCTTTGCCAACGACATGGGCCTGACCAGCACGCTGATCGCCCATGACAACTGCACAGCAGCGCAGACGGACTGCCGCAGCGCGCCCCATGGCGGCGAGCCGGAGGTCAGCGACAACATTCTCGCCAGCGTGCTGTTCTACACCCGCAACCTTGGCGTACCCGCAAGGCGCGGTGCCGATACGCCGCAGGTGCTCGCCGGCAAAAATCTGTTCTATCAGGCAGGTTGCCAGGGCTGCCATACCCCGCAATTCACCACCGCTGCCGATGCCGCCGAGCCCGAACTGGCCAATCAGCTGATCCGCCCCTACAGCGACTTGTTGTTGCATGACATGGGCGAAGGCTTGGCAGATAACCGCCCGGAGTTTCTCGCCAGCGGCCGCGAATGGCGCACCCCGCCACTCTGGGGTATCGGCCTGACCGAAACCGTCAACGGCCACACCCAGTTCCTGCATGACGGCCGCGCCCGCAACCTGCTGGAGGCCATCCTCTGGCACGGCGGCGAAGCCGAGGCGGCCAAGCAGCAAGTCATGACTTTCAATGCTGATGAGCGCGCCGCGCTGTTGGCTTTTCTGAATTCGTTGTAA
- a CDS encoding EAL domain-containing protein → MKLELKNSLSLKLLRVVLLSALIVGVVLSLAQIVFDVYKTRQAVANDAHRILGMFRDPSTQAVYSLDREMGMQVIEGLFQHESVRMAAIGHPNEPMLAEKAREQVDIPTRWLTDPILGKEQNFTTQLVGRGPYSEYYGDLSITLDTAPYGESFVTNSVIIFISGVLRALAMGLVLYLVYHWLLTKPLSKIIEHLTNINPDRPSEHKLPMLKGNEKNELGLWINTANQLLSSIERNTNLRREAENSLLRMAQYDFLTGLPNRQQLQQQLDQIIEDAGRLNRRVAVLCVGLDDFKGINEQFSYQTGDQLLLALSDRLRSHSGRLGALARLGGDQFALVQADIEQPYEAAELAQSVLDDLDNPFMLDQQQVRLRATIGITLFPEDGDSTEKLLQKAEQTMTLAKSRSRNRYQFYIASVDSEMRRRRELEKDLRDALALNQLHLVYQPQVDYRDHSVVGVEALLRWQHPQHGFVPPDLFIPLAEQNGTIIPIGEWILDQTCRQLREWHDQGFTELRMAVNLSTVQLHHAELPRVVNNLMQVYRLPLRSLELEVTETGLMEDINTAAQHLLSLRRSGALIAIDDFGTGYSSLSYLKSLPLDKIKIDKSFVQDLLEDEDDATIVRAIIQLGKSLGMQVIAEGVETVEQEAYIIAQGCNEGQGYLYSKPLPARELTAYLKQARRLNSTANPATL, encoded by the coding sequence TTGAAGCTGGAACTCAAAAACAGCTTGTCACTCAAGTTGCTCCGCGTAGTGCTGCTATCAGCGCTGATCGTCGGCGTGGTCTTGAGTCTTGCGCAGATTGTTTTCGACGTTTACAAAACACGTCAGGCAGTCGCCAACGACGCGCACCGTATTCTCGGCATGTTCCGCGACCCTTCCACGCAAGCGGTTTACAGCCTGGATCGGGAAATGGGCATGCAGGTGATCGAAGGCCTGTTCCAGCACGAATCGGTGCGCATGGCCGCCATCGGCCACCCCAACGAACCGATGCTGGCAGAGAAAGCCCGAGAGCAGGTCGATATCCCCACCCGCTGGCTAACCGACCCAATCCTTGGCAAAGAACAGAACTTCACCACCCAACTAGTCGGCCGCGGCCCCTACAGCGAGTACTACGGCGACCTCAGCATCACCCTCGACACCGCCCCCTACGGCGAAAGCTTTGTCACCAATTCGGTGATCATCTTTATCTCCGGTGTACTGCGCGCCCTGGCCATGGGTTTGGTGTTGTACCTGGTCTACCACTGGCTGCTGACCAAGCCGCTGTCGAAGATCATCGAGCACCTGACCAATATCAACCCGGACCGTCCCAGTGAGCACAAACTACCCATGCTCAAGGGCAACGAGAAGAACGAACTGGGCCTGTGGATCAACACCGCCAACCAGCTGCTCTCCTCCATCGAACGCAATACCAACCTGCGCCGCGAAGCGGAAAACAGCCTGCTGCGCATGGCTCAGTACGACTTCCTTACCGGCCTGCCGAACCGTCAGCAGCTGCAGCAGCAGCTCGATCAGATTATCGAAGACGCCGGCCGCCTCAATCGTCGGGTGGCCGTGCTCTGCGTAGGTCTGGATGACTTCAAAGGGATCAACGAACAGTTCAGCTACCAGACTGGCGACCAGTTGCTGCTGGCCCTGTCCGACCGCCTGCGCAGCCACAGCGGTCGCCTCGGTGCCCTGGCCCGCCTGGGCGGCGACCAGTTCGCCCTGGTGCAGGCCGATATCGAACAGCCTTACGAGGCCGCCGAACTGGCGCAGAGCGTGCTCGACGACCTCGACAACCCCTTTATGCTCGACCAGCAACAAGTGCGCCTGCGTGCAACCATCGGCATCACCCTGTTCCCGGAAGACGGCGACAGCACCGAGAAGCTGCTGCAGAAAGCCGAACAGACCATGACACTGGCCAAGAGCCGGTCACGCAACCGCTACCAGTTCTATATCGCCAGCGTCGACAGCGAAATGCGCCGCCGCCGCGAACTGGAAAAAGACCTGCGTGACGCCCTGGCGCTGAACCAGCTGCACCTGGTCTATCAACCACAGGTGGATTATCGCGACCACAGCGTGGTCGGCGTCGAAGCGCTACTGCGCTGGCAGCACCCACAACACGGCTTCGTGCCGCCGGATCTGTTTATCCCGCTAGCAGAACAAAACGGCACCATCATCCCGATTGGCGAATGGATTCTCGACCAGACCTGTCGTCAGCTGCGTGAATGGCATGATCAGGGTTTCACCGAGCTTCGCATGGCGGTCAACCTCTCCACCGTACAGCTGCACCATGCCGAGCTGCCTCGCGTGGTCAACAACCTGATGCAGGTTTACCGTCTGCCGCTGCGCAGCCTGGAGCTGGAAGTTACCGAAACCGGCCTGATGGAAGACATCAACACCGCAGCCCAACACCTGCTCAGCCTGCGCCGCTCTGGCGCGCTGATTGCCATCGATGATTTCGGTACCGGTTACTCCTCGCTGAGCTACCTGAAGAGCCTGCCGCTGGACAAGATCAAGATCGACAAGAGCTTCGTCCAGGACCTGCTGGAAGATGAAGACGATGCCACCATAGTGCGCGCCATCATCCAGCTGGGTAAGAGCCTGGGCATGCAGGTGATCGCCGAGGGCGTGGAAACCGTCGAGCAGGAGGCCTACATCATCGCTCAGGGCTGCAACGAGGGTCAGGGTTACCTGTACAGCAAGCCACTGCCGGCGCGTGAGCTGACTGCCTACCTGAAGCAGGCGCGACGACTGAACAGCACCGCCAACCCGGCCACGCTCTAA
- a CDS encoding imelysin family protein, with protein MLRMPLASASLLAIAISLAGCGEDKAPATQAAAPAASSASAPAAATSQVDEAASKAVVSHYADLALAVFSDAASTGKTLQGAIDALLANPNDDTLKAAREAWLAARVPYMQTEVFRFGNAVVDDWEGQLNAWPLDEGLIDYVAKDYQHALGNPGASANIIANTELQVGEDKLDVTTITPELLASLNELGGSEANVATGYHAIEFLLWGQDLNGSGPGAGERPASDFVVGEGATGGNNERRRAFIKAAADLLVSDLDAMVVQWQAGKTDNYRATLEADTAENGLRKMLFGMGSLSLGELAGERMKVALEANSTEDEHDCFSDNTHNSHFYNGKGIRNVYLGEYKKVDGTTLTGPSLSSLVAKVDAAADSALKADLEATEGKLQALVDSANNGKHFDQLIAADNAEGQQIVRDAIAALVKQTGAIEQAAGKLGISDLNPDTADHSF; from the coding sequence ATGCTCCGTATGCCCCTGGCCTCTGCCAGCCTGCTCGCCATCGCCATCTCACTCGCCGGTTGCGGTGAAGACAAAGCGCCAGCCACCCAAGCTGCCGCACCTGCTGCCAGCAGTGCCAGCGCCCCGGCTGCTGCCACCAGCCAAGTCGATGAAGCCGCCAGCAAAGCGGTGGTCAGCCACTACGCCGACCTGGCCCTGGCCGTATTCAGCGACGCCGCCAGCACCGGCAAAACCCTGCAAGGCGCCATCGATGCCCTGCTCGCCAACCCGAATGACGACACCCTGAAAGCCGCCCGCGAAGCCTGGCTGGCCGCCCGTGTACCCTATATGCAGACCGAAGTGTTCCGCTTCGGCAACGCCGTGGTCGACGACTGGGAAGGCCAACTGAACGCATGGCCGCTGGACGAAGGCCTGATCGACTACGTCGCCAAGGACTACCAGCACGCACTGGGCAACCCAGGTGCCAGCGCCAACATCATCGCCAACACCGAACTGCAGGTCGGTGAAGACAAGCTCGACGTCACCACCATTACCCCAGAACTGCTGGCCAGCCTGAATGAGCTGGGCGGCTCCGAAGCCAACGTCGCCACCGGCTACCACGCCATCGAATTCCTGCTCTGGGGCCAAGACCTGAACGGTAGCGGCCCAGGTGCAGGCGAGCGTCCCGCCAGCGATTTCGTCGTGGGTGAAGGCGCAACTGGCGGCAACAACGAGCGCCGCCGCGCCTTTATCAAAGCCGCCGCCGACCTGCTGGTCAGCGACCTCGACGCCATGGTTGTGCAGTGGCAAGCCGGCAAAACCGACAACTACCGCGCCACGCTGGAAGCCGACACGGCTGAAAACGGCCTGCGCAAGATGCTGTTCGGCATGGGCAGCCTGTCCCTCGGCGAGCTGGCCGGCGAGCGCATGAAGGTCGCGCTGGAAGCCAACTCCACCGAAGACGAGCACGACTGCTTCAGCGACAACACCCACAACTCGCACTTCTATAACGGCAAAGGTATTCGCAACGTCTACCTGGGCGAATACAAGAAGGTCGACGGCACTACTCTGACCGGCCCGAGCCTGTCGTCGCTGGTGGCCAAGGTTGACGCTGCCGCTGACAGCGCCCTTAAAGCCGACCTCGAAGCCACCGAAGGCAAGCTGCAGGCCCTGGTCGACAGCGCCAACAACGGCAAGCACTTCGATCAGCTGATCGCTGCCGACAACGCCGAAGGCCAGCAGATCGTTCGTGATGCCATCGCCGCGCTGGTCAAGCAGACTGGCGCAATCGAGCAGGCCGCTGGCAAGCTGGGTATCAGTGATCTGAATCCGGATACCGCTGACCATAGCTTCTAA
- a CDS encoding imelysin family protein gives MIRSPLTLALLSLTLTACSPSDPQQQVSRTLTDGVLLPIYSAWSEADRQLATSGQAFCAGQQNLADARQAFASAQSAWAAVQPVAFGPLAEGNRAWQVQFWPDKKNLVARQVEALVNSKPELTPADLDKSSVVVQGLTAYEYLLFDPAIDLNVAEQKARYCPLIVAIGQHQQVLAADVLSQWQAKDGMAALLKDFPNARYAEAPEAVAELLRTQVSAIDGLKKKLGTPLGRQSKGQPQPYQAEAWRSKASLANLAASLASAERIWLGAEQDGIQALLGSDQDALKQRINAAYNDTRQRLAAAQRPLGELLSDEAGRTEVNALYDSLNVLHRLHEGELAKTLGIQLGFNAHDGD, from the coding sequence ATGATCCGCTCACCCCTCACGCTCGCCCTGCTCAGCCTCACACTCACCGCCTGCAGCCCCAGCGACCCGCAGCAGCAGGTCAGCCGCACACTCACCGATGGCGTATTGCTGCCGATCTACAGCGCCTGGAGCGAAGCAGACCGCCAGCTGGCCACCAGCGGTCAAGCCTTCTGCGCCGGCCAACAGAACCTCGCCGACGCCCGCCAGGCCTTTGCCAGCGCGCAAAGTGCCTGGGCCGCCGTGCAACCGGTGGCCTTCGGCCCGCTGGCAGAAGGCAACCGCGCCTGGCAGGTGCAGTTCTGGCCAGACAAGAAAAATCTGGTAGCGCGTCAGGTTGAAGCGCTGGTCAACAGCAAACCCGAGCTGACCCCGGCTGATCTGGATAAATCCAGCGTCGTGGTGCAAGGCCTGACGGCCTATGAATACCTGCTGTTCGACCCGGCCATCGACCTGAACGTCGCCGAGCAGAAAGCCCGCTACTGCCCGCTGATCGTTGCCATTGGTCAGCACCAGCAAGTGCTCGCCGCCGATGTGCTGAGCCAGTGGCAAGCCAAAGACGGTATGGCCGCGCTGCTCAAGGATTTCCCCAACGCGCGCTACGCCGAAGCCCCGGAAGCGGTGGCCGAACTGCTGCGCACCCAGGTCAGCGCCATCGACGGGCTGAAGAAGAAACTCGGCACGCCACTCGGCCGCCAGAGCAAAGGCCAGCCGCAGCCCTATCAGGCCGAAGCCTGGCGCAGCAAAGCCAGCCTGGCCAACCTCGCCGCCAGCCTGGCCAGCGCCGAACGCATCTGGCTGGGTGCCGAGCAGGACGGCATTCAGGCGCTGCTCGGCAGTGATCAAGACGCACTGAAACAACGCATCAACGCCGCCTACAACGACACCCGCCAGCGCCTGGCCGCAGCCCAGCGCCCGCTCGGCGAGCTGCTTAGCGACGAAGCCGGGCGCACCGAGGTCAACGCCCTGTATGACAGCCTGAATGTGCTGCATCGCCTGCATGAAGGCGAGCTGGCCAAGACCCTGGGCATCCAGCTGGGCTTTAACGCCCATGACGGTGACTGA
- a CDS encoding LemA family protein, translating into MSLTNVVVIVLLVLLAAYAVMLYNALVRLKHGVSKAWSNIDVLLKQRHDELPKLVETCKQYMQHERTTLEAVITARQAVSTAQASGDMNALGKAETGLRAGLGQLFALAENYPELKANESFQHLQQRISGLENGIADRRELYNEAVNLNNVSIEQFPDVLIARMFAFKEAVLLEFSESEKADVDLKSLFG; encoded by the coding sequence ATGAGCCTTACCAATGTTGTCGTCATTGTGCTGTTGGTCCTGCTCGCGGCGTATGCCGTGATGCTCTACAACGCACTCGTGCGTTTGAAGCACGGCGTGAGCAAGGCCTGGTCGAATATCGATGTGCTGCTCAAGCAGCGCCATGATGAACTGCCCAAGCTGGTGGAGACCTGCAAGCAGTACATGCAGCATGAGCGCACCACTCTGGAAGCGGTGATTACGGCGCGTCAGGCGGTTTCCACTGCACAAGCCAGCGGCGACATGAATGCTCTGGGCAAGGCCGAGACGGGCCTACGCGCCGGACTCGGCCAGCTGTTTGCCTTGGCCGAGAACTACCCGGAACTCAAGGCCAACGAAAGCTTTCAGCATCTGCAGCAGCGAATCAGTGGCCTGGAAAACGGTATTGCCGACCGCCGCGAGCTGTACAACGAGGCGGTTAACCTGAACAACGTGAGCATCGAGCAGTTCCCCGACGTGTTGATTGCCCGCATGTTTGCCTTCAAGGAAGCCGTGCTGCTGGAATTCAGCGAGTCGGAAAAAGCGGATGTTGACCTTAAATCGTTGTTTGGCTAG
- a CDS encoding ammonium transporter → MKTRLLGIAAFAVSPLAQAASDEAINTAWLVLASVLVFFMQAGFALLESGMSRAKNAVNVMMKNYMDGCVGGITFWLLGFGLMFGSNITGWFGMSHFAPHTGEPWDFTFLLFQMMFAATAATIASGAMAERTRYSAYLIGAVVISGFIYPVFGSWVWSGIYGGQGWLAALGFIDFAGSTVVHSIGAWCALAGILVLGPRLGRFAADGTPRSIPGHNLSLVALGGFILWVGWFGFNAGSSLEMNVSLGLIALNTHLAASAGALGAFLAQRSTSSPVLLTTTVNGSLGGLVGITAGCASMSPLFALLTGLVAGFVVVFGMRLLERWQLDDVVGAVPVHGFAGVWGTVAAGLFFSGDLFNWSRVGVQLLGAGVAFVWAFPLALMLYLLLAKTLGLRTSTQHEQRGLDYAEHAEVGYPEFNLAVTFDSNDLPRRV, encoded by the coding sequence ATGAAAACTCGACTGTTAGGGATAGCTGCATTTGCGGTTTCACCTCTTGCCCAGGCGGCCAGTGACGAGGCGATCAATACCGCCTGGCTGGTGCTGGCTAGCGTGCTGGTGTTCTTTATGCAGGCCGGCTTTGCCTTGCTGGAAAGCGGCATGTCACGAGCGAAGAACGCGGTCAATGTGATGATGAAAAATTACATGGACGGCTGCGTCGGTGGCATCACCTTCTGGCTGCTGGGCTTCGGTCTGATGTTCGGCAGCAATATCACCGGCTGGTTTGGCATGAGCCATTTCGCGCCACATACCGGCGAGCCCTGGGATTTCACCTTTCTGCTGTTTCAGATGATGTTCGCGGCCACGGCGGCGACCATCGCCAGTGGGGCGATGGCCGAGCGTACGCGTTACTCGGCCTACCTGATCGGTGCGGTGGTAATCAGCGGGTTTATCTACCCGGTGTTCGGCAGTTGGGTGTGGAGCGGCATCTATGGCGGCCAGGGTTGGTTGGCGGCCTTGGGCTTTATCGACTTCGCCGGTTCGACTGTGGTGCACAGCATCGGCGCCTGGTGTGCGCTGGCCGGTATTCTGGTGCTGGGGCCGCGCCTGGGACGTTTTGCGGCGGACGGTACGCCGCGCAGCATTCCCGGGCACAACCTCAGCCTGGTGGCGCTGGGTGGTTTTATCCTCTGGGTCGGCTGGTTCGGTTTCAACGCCGGCAGCAGCCTGGAGATGAATGTCAGCCTCGGCCTGATTGCCCTGAATACCCATTTGGCGGCATCGGCTGGGGCGCTGGGCGCATTTCTGGCGCAGCGCAGCACCTCCAGCCCGGTGCTGTTGACCACCACGGTGAACGGCTCGCTCGGTGGCCTGGTGGGCATCACCGCCGGTTGCGCGAGCATGTCGCCGCTATTTGCTCTGCTGACCGGGCTGGTGGCCGGTTTTGTGGTGGTGTTTGGCATGCGTCTGTTGGAGCGCTGGCAGCTTGATGATGTGGTCGGTGCCGTGCCGGTGCATGGTTTTGCCGGCGTCTGGGGCACTGTGGCGGCCGGGCTGTTCTTCAGTGGTGACCTGTTCAACTGGTCGCGGGTCGGCGTGCAGCTACTCGGCGCCGGTGTGGCCTTTGTTTGGGCCTTCCCGCTGGCGCTGATGCTCTACCTGTTGCTGGCGAAAACTCTCGGCCTGCGCACCTCCACTCAGCATGAGCAGCGGGGTCTGGATTATGCCGAGCATGCGGAGGTGGGTTATCCCGAGTTCAACCTGGCCGTGACCTTCGACAGCAACGACCTGCCGAGGAGGGTGTGA